In a single window of the Arachis hypogaea cultivar Tifrunner chromosome 6, arahy.Tifrunner.gnm2.J5K5, whole genome shotgun sequence genome:
- the LOC112755651 gene encoding uncharacterized protein isoform X6: protein MEKPSETEEPSSTSLPDHQNWIAAQDLLREKLIREDSFTWKIPEDRSDSEEGLLRYIGGVDISFSKDDPSMACGTLVVLDLRTLQVVYEDFSLVNIRVPYVPGFLAFRELLMVDGNGILHPRGFGLACHLGVEANLPTIGIGKNLHHVDGLNQSRVRELLEAGENSCKDFINLVGCSGHIWGAAMRSTQGSIKPIFISIGHRISLQTALRLVQMTCKYRVPEPTRQADIRSRDYIRKLKMNARMK, encoded by the exons ATGGAAAAACCATCAGAAACCGAAGAACCCTCTTCAACTTCGTTGCCAGATCACCAAAACTGGATAGC AGCACAAGATTTGCTGAGGGAGAAGCTGATCAGAGAGGATAGCTTCACATGGAAAATACCCGAAGACCGTTCGGATTCGGAGGAAGGATTATTGAGATACATTGGCGGAGTTGATATAAGCTTCTCAAAAGATGACCCATCAATGGCGTGTGGCACACTTGTGGTTTTGGACTTAAGAACTCtgcaagttgtttatgaagacTTCTCTTTGGTCAATATTCGAGTTCCCTATGTTCCTGGCTTCCTTGCATTCAGGGAG TTGTTAATGGTTGATGGAAACGGAATACTACATCCCCGAG GCTTTGGCCTGGCCTGTCATCTAGGAGTTGAGGCAAATCTCCCAACCATTGGAATTGGAAAGAAT TTGCATCATGTGGATGGTCTTAATCAATCTAGGGTTAGAGAGCTTCTTGAAGCTGGAGAAAATTCTTGTAAAGATTTCATTAATTTGGTAGGTTGCTCAGGGCATATATGGGGAGCG GCCATGAGGTCTACACAAGGATCTATAAAGCCAATATTTATATCAATTGGTCATCGGATTTCACTTCAAACTGCTCTTAGACTAGTTCAGATGACTTGCAAGTATCGTGTTCCCGAGCCAACTAGACAG
- the LOC112755651 gene encoding uncharacterized protein isoform X5: MEKPSETEEPSSTSLPDHQNWIAAQDLLREKLIREDSFTWKIPEDRSDSEEGLLRYIGGVDISFSKDDPSMACGTLVVLDLRTLQVVYEDFSLVNIRVPYVPGFLAFREAPILLEILEKMKKSGSSFYPQLLMVDGNGILHPRGFGLACHLGVEANLPTIGIGKNLHHVDGLNQSRVRELLEAGENSCKDFINLVGCSGHIWGAAMRSTQGSIKPIFISIGHRISLQTALRLVQMTCKYRVPEPTRQVKLFVF; encoded by the exons ATGGAAAAACCATCAGAAACCGAAGAACCCTCTTCAACTTCGTTGCCAGATCACCAAAACTGGATAGC AGCACAAGATTTGCTGAGGGAGAAGCTGATCAGAGAGGATAGCTTCACATGGAAAATACCCGAAGACCGTTCGGATTCGGAGGAAGGATTATTGAGATACATTGGCGGAGTTGATATAAGCTTCTCAAAAGATGACCCATCAATGGCGTGTGGCACACTTGTGGTTTTGGACTTAAGAACTCtgcaagttgtttatgaagacTTCTCTTTGGTCAATATTCGAGTTCCCTATGTTCCTGGCTTCCTTGCATTCAGGGAG GCCCCAATTCTTTTAGAGATTCTGGAGAAAATGAAAAAGAGTGGTAGTTCTTTCTACCCACAG TTGTTAATGGTTGATGGAAACGGAATACTACATCCCCGAG GCTTTGGCCTGGCCTGTCATCTAGGAGTTGAGGCAAATCTCCCAACCATTGGAATTGGAAAGAAT TTGCATCATGTGGATGGTCTTAATCAATCTAGGGTTAGAGAGCTTCTTGAAGCTGGAGAAAATTCTTGTAAAGATTTCATTAATTTGGTAGGTTGCTCAGGGCATATATGGGGAGCG GCCATGAGGTCTACACAAGGATCTATAAAGCCAATATTTATATCAATTGGTCATCGGATTTCACTTCAAACTGCTCTTAGACTAGTTCAGATGACTTGCAAGTATCGTGTTCCCGAGCCAACTAGACAGGTGAAATTATTTGTCTTTTGA